The Maylandia zebra isolate NMK-2024a linkage group LG7, Mzebra_GT3a, whole genome shotgun sequence genome contains a region encoding:
- the prag1 gene encoding inactive tyrosine-protein kinase PRAG1, translating to MSACNDFAEHVWKPGSCKNCFHPFSAHKTVGFRDGGAPAACLKSSPGGDEEALVTAPSPYSKPTIAVKPTMMSLDTSDAADVNMNIEQEENTKSPTERLRLKQLLDLSSLYIDNSGCNKAHRDAVLQSPDAKKDCNNCFSLTPLSPTILPTDSKIISNIYVTQEEGRGSQSLKKNANEDSCRQQNSTSALRTKSTFNGNVVTTRSNYQECQQAAVEIPFSLDIVPTSPATVHSNGMSSGSATGVTTKTSSTSTTSCVDVASPKSLCHILSKQSNLSDSSYSYRSSTDSLPGGSGSGARKDSSRSPQSPPSMGSPQSTPTFFSGQKSSEPIYAESTKKKRKQQENGLQSQPESPNQTEESLSSEHDLSGDSQRATITVMAAHMEENNRTFYLSSPDSAVSTQCHFSPTARKDQSSPAFRWPSPSHSIGSLATEVGCAPTLHPKPQSSPPIPPKRNTRSPKLGTSSLSSSMSSPVPLPELPRLLTSSLSPSVSSPVPLTELPMLFFVSTKEVTAENQSPAPERWHKPHHHSSGWNCRIEEEEEEEERDRKETEKKKLAASAEATSRVTGVVNGAAVWKEARDSKAHSGPPPLTEPGTAPPAATNNGAYQGETKGNGAEAEGKHNGSMPAKQPLHGGSSEPLAPGKGATSHDPNPPPPPPKKLHRVGRMSGSNMEMDRCGQHGSVESPTSSLRGLSNSSLPMASTDNLAETDTGSQDATRMSCSSPFPRSPVASAPGSPNPPSITSPSKQPPPLPEKKMASRTVSAPDGNGKPFVRAYPRLPFTGSESNVCRTADASSRSSLPSSPVDPRPIFSSSESLERCHAPLGRALRSRTLDEPVKTHGRLGVHCRSSITCLSSPQLSVPFSAAEPGSAPNFGSSLQLQTLLSNIDSREGVYSKLGGLYAESLRRLALKCEDHFTRSQKNPLRFEESNWSLFRLTSSKPSCNAGDAVYYSAACALDPSSSYAVKICKSSSIEAKQGHLYGLSVQQSMPPHFNLQQDCGHFLACVPQSMLPSDEVSQPTTPASPLPQSMQGQPEDRERVVVITPEIPQQTAADFVREWEAFHKAQPEVYERRICFLLLQLCNGLEHLKEHGVTHRDLCLENLLLVPHQRRPALFAPQTENSSSNGSSGAEAQRHLPRLLISNYAKAKRRSSEDAVSTNVDPRIKRDHARLAPEILSAAQYRKFDEFQVGILIYELLHQPNPFEVSPALKEQDYRCEDLPPIPSVSLYSAGLQRLAQLLLQPDPIKRIHIQEAKRILQSLLWGPRKDLMDQQWERQGQGGNFVDGSRHEGLLNWLDVKRALLMMKFAERSLEPERNAELEDWLCCQYFSSAHPLSLCHTAELLYSLK from the exons ATGTCAGCGTGCAACGACTTTGCAGAACACGTGTGGAAACCCGGCTCTTGTAAGAACTGCTTCCACCCGTTCAGCGCACACAAGACCGTTGGCTTCCGGGATGGCGGCGCACCAGCTGCGTGTTTGAAGAGCAGCCCGGGAGGTGATGAGGAAGCTTTAGTGACTGCGCCTTCACCCTACAGCAAGCCGACGATAGCTGTGAAACCTACTATGATGAGCCTCGACACCAGCGATGCTGCAGATGTCAACATGAACATTGAGCAG GAGGAAAACACAAAGAGCCCAACTGAGAGGCTGCGCCTCAAGCAGCTCTTAGACCTGTCGTCTCTTTACATTGATAACAGCGGCTGCAATAAGGCCCACAGAGACGCAGTTCTTCAGAGTCCCGACGCCAAGAAAGACTGCAACAACTGCTTCTCTTTGACTCCCTTGTCCCCCACTATCCTGCCCACTGACTCTAAGATCATCAGCAATATCTATGTTACCCAGGAGGAGGGTCGAGGTTCTCAGAGTTTAAAGAAAAATGCCAATGAAGACTCCTGCAGGCAGCAGAATAGTACATCCGCTCTCCGAACCAAAAGCACTTTTAATGGAAATGTTGTGACTACCAGGTCGAATTATCAAGAATGTCAACAGGCAGCTGTGGAGATACCCTTTTCACTGGATATTGTCCCTACTAGCCCTGCCACAGTCCACAGCAATGGTATGAGCAGTGGGAGTGCGACGGGTGTTACCACAAAGACATCCAGCACTTCTACCACTTCCTGTGTGGATGTTGCTAGCCCTAAATCTCTTTGTCACATCCTGTCCAAACAGAGCAACCTATCAGACTCCTCTTATTCTTATCGTAGCAGCACAGATTCACTTCCTGGAGGCTCAGGCTCAGGAGCAAGAAAAGACAGCTCGAGGAGCCCCCAAAGCCCACCATCTATGGGTAGCCCACAGTCAACTCCCACCTTTTTCAGTGGACAGAAAAGCTCAGAGCCAATTTATGCTGAGAGCACTAAGAAAAAGCGCAAGCAGCAAGAAAACGGACTGCAATCTCAACCGGAGTCCCCAAACCAGACTGAGGAGTCCCTAAGCTCTGAGCATGACCTCTCAGGAGACAGTCAGCGGGCCACCATCACTGTAATGGCTGCTCACATGGAGGAGAACAACAGAACTTTCTACTTGAGCAGCCCGGATTCGGCTGTTAGCACCCAGTGCCACTTCAGCCCCACGGCTCGTAAAGACCAGAGCAGTCCTGCTTTCCGTTGGCCCAGCCCCAGCCACAGCATAGGCTCTCTTGCTACAGAAGTAGGCTGTGCCCCTACTCTGCACCCCAAGCCCCAGTCCAGCCCACCAATTCCTCCAAAGAGGAACACCCGCTCCCCAAAACTGGGCACCTCTAGCCTCTCATCGTCCATGTCTTCTCCAGTCCCGCTTCCTGAACTTCCCAGACTACTGACCTCCAGCCTCTCTCCGTCTGTTTCATCTCCCGTCCCTCTCACTGAACTCCCCATGCTTTTCTTCGTCTCTACTAAAGAGGTCACTGCTGAGAACCAGAGCCCAGCGCCCGAGCGATGGCACAAGCCCCACCACCACAGCTCTGGCTGGAACTGCCGCattgaggaagaggaggaggaggaagaaagagaCCGGAAAGagactgaaaagaaaaagttagCCGCCAGTGCTGAGGCAACCTCTCGGGTGACAGGCGTAGTCAATGGTGCTGCTGTCTGGAAGGAGGCCAGGGACTCGAAGGCCCACAGCGGCCCCCCTCCGCTGACAGAGCCAGGCACGGCCCCCCCAGCTGCCACTAACAATGGTGCCTATCAGGGGGAAACTAAGGGCAACGGCGCAGAGGCGGAGGGCAAGCATAACGGGAGCATGCCGGCAAAGCAACCGTTGCATGGTGGCTCATCAGAGCCGCTGGCACCAGGGAAGGGAGCTACCAGCCATGACCCCAATCCACCGCCTCCCCCACCCAAGAAACTGCACAG AGTGGGTAGGATGAGTGGCAGCAACATGGAGATGGACCGCTGTGGCCAACATGGGTCAGTAGAGAGCCCTACCTCGTCTCTACGGGGCCTGAGCAACTCCAGCCTCCCAATGGCCTCCACTGACAACCTGGCTGAAACTGACACTG GTTCTCAGGATGCTACACGAATGTCTTGTTCTTCTCCGTTTCCTAGAAGCCCAGTGGCTTCAGCTCCAGGTTCTCCTAACCCTCCCTCCATTACCAGCCCGAGTAAGCAGCCGCCTCCACTCCCAGAGAAAAAAATGGCCAGCCGCACCGTGTCCGCTCCCGACGGAAACGGAAAGCCTTTCGTTCGAGCGTACCCGCGCCTCCCGTTTACCGGCTCAGAGAGCAATGTGTGCCGGACCGCTGATGCCAGCTCCCGTTCCAGTTTGCCATCCAGCCCCGTTGATCCACGGCCCATTTTCTCCTCCAGTGAGTCTCTAGAACGTTGTCACGCCCCCCTGGGACGAGCCTTGAGGTCCAGGACGCTGGACGAGCCGGTCAAGACTCATGGTCGGCTGGGCGTGCACTGCCGAAGCAGCATCACTTGCTTATCTTCTCCTCAGCTCAGCGTGCCGTTCTCAGCTGCAGAACCAGGTTCAGCGCCAAACTTCGGCTCGAGCCTGCAGCTCCAGACCCTTCTGAGCAACATCGACAGTAGAGAAGGAGTGTACTCAAAACTGGGCGGGCTTTATGCTGAGTCTCTGCGGCGCCTGGCTCTAAAATGTGAAGATCACTTCACTCGCTCACAGAAGAACCCGCTGAGGTTTGAAGAGAGCAACTGGTCTCTGTTCAGGCTCACGTCTAGCAAGCCCAGCTGCAATGCAGGAGACGCTGTATACTACTCTGCCGCCTGTGCCTTAGACCCCAGCAGCTCCTACGCTGTAAAG ATCTGCAAGAGTTCAAGCATTGAAGCCAAACAGGGCCATCTCTACGGCCTGTCAGTGCAGCAGAGCATGCCTCCTCACTTCAACCTTCAGCAGGACTGTGGTCACTTCCTCGCCTGTGTCCCCCAGAGCATGTTGCCTTCTGATGAAGTCTCCCAGCCAACCACACCTGCTTCGCCACTGCCTCAGTCTATGCAGGGCCAGCCGGAAGACAGAGAGCGAGTGGTGGTCATCACACCTGAGATCCCTCAGCAGACGGCAGCTGACTTTGTTCGGGAGTGGGAGGCATTCCACAAAGCTCAGCCAGAGGTCTACGAGCGTCGCATATGCTTCCTCCTCCTACAACTCTGCAATGGCCTAGAGCACTTGAAAGAGCATGGGGTCACGCACCGTGACCTCTGCCTAGAAAATTTGTTGTTGGTACCTCATCAGCGCAGGCCCGCTCTGTTCGCTCCACAGACTGAAAACAGCTCCAGTAATGGTTCAAGCGGTGCAGAGGCTCAGCGTCACCTTCCCCGGCTCCTGATCAGTAACTACGCAAAGGCCAAGCGTCGCTCCTCGGAGGATGCCGTGTCAACCAACGTGGACCCTCGCATCAAACGTGACCACGCCAGGCTGGCGCCTGAGATCCTCTCAGCAGCCCAGTACCGCAAATTTGATGAGTTCCAGGTGGGCATCCTGATCTATGAGCTCCTCCACCAGCCAAACCCGTTCGAGGTCAGTCCAGCACTGAAGGAACAAGACTACCGCTGTGAGGACTTGCCTCCAATCCCCTCTGTCTCCCTCTATTCAGCTGGCCTCCAGAGGCTGGCCCAGCTCCTTCTCCAACCTGACCCCATCAAACGCATCCACATCCAGGAGGCCAAGCGTATATTGCAGAGCTTGCTCTGGGGACCGAGGAAGGACCTCATGGATCAGCAGTGGGAGAGACAAGGACAAGGGGGAAACTTTGTCGATGGATCCCGACACGAGGGTCTCCTTAATTGGCTCGACGTGAAAAGGGCGCTGCTGATGATGAAGTTTGCCGAGCGCTCGCTGGAGCCAGAGAGGAACGCAGAGCTGGAGGACTGGCTGTGCTGTCAGTACTTCTCCTCAGCTCACCCTCTGTCCCTCTGCCATACAGCTGAACTGCTCTACTCACTAAAGTGA